From bacterium, one genomic window encodes:
- a CDS encoding RNA methyltransferase produces the protein MRFSDDPFARPADRLDRASLVLRDRMPVSALLDGIRSAGNVGSMFRTADAANLGGLYLCGMTATPPRPDIEKTALGATETVPWAYRQDPATAVADLRARGVQVVALEQAPDAAPFDEFPYRFPVCFVVGHEVQGVGPATLAAVDACVEIPMSGAKRSLNVAVSFGVLAFHLRRAWLAAGSPR, from the coding sequence ATGCGCTTCAGCGACGACCCCTTCGCCCGACCCGCCGACCGGCTGGACCGCGCCTCGCTGGTCCTGCGGGACCGGATGCCCGTGTCCGCCCTGCTCGACGGCATCCGCAGCGCCGGCAACGTGGGCTCGATGTTCCGCACCGCCGACGCCGCCAACCTCGGCGGGCTCTACCTGTGCGGGATGACCGCCACCCCCCCGCGCCCCGACATCGAGAAGACGGCGCTCGGCGCCACCGAGACCGTCCCCTGGGCCTACCGGCAGGACCCGGCCACCGCCGTCGCCGACCTGCGGGCGCGCGGCGTCCAGGTCGTGGCCCTGGAACAGGCGCCCGACGCCGCGCCCTTCGACGAATTCCCGTACCGCTTCCCGGTCTGCTTCGTCGTCGGCCACGAGGTCCAGGGCGTCGGACCCGCGACGCTGGCGGCCGTCGACGCCTGCGTGGAGATCCCGATGTCCGGCGCTAAGAGGTCCCTGAACGTCGCCGTGAGCTTCGGCGTGCTGGCCTTCCACCTGCGCCGCGCCTGGCTGGCCGCCGGGAGTCCGCGGTGA
- a CDS encoding glycosyltransferase family 2 protein — MKRKTVTLCMIAKDEEATIGQTIKSALAVVDEIVVGDTGSSDNTRLIAEGYGARVVDVPWDDDFAAARNAVLAEARCDWILVLDADERLQPVRPVELQRLLSEPDAAGYRVAVLAGGQERGEESATQVRLFRNHPYVRYCYPVHETVEIALENWATARGLAIRGSQLALIHDGGADRAANRGERNRRLLREASREYPYEPYFAYCLATETLTRLEDEVLPVAGLGKTVRQLERAWGTVRGMAPAAAAALAYGPDLVGLLSAAQIAQLETAAALDVVRDAMEIYPDRPELRFRRAVAAVRHLARGDDAGLTLVAASSLRKLATRDLEACLASAGAAPDADERWRDLYPWRYLGLLDLLDGNPDEAERRFDRALDLAPLYSHAWLGKAECDRLRGEGRRALGYYLRAVTTDERNLSAWLRGGQVLEELGFRDNAKSWRAKIETLFPEFVGLRDASDWLDEMLPRRLQTT; from the coding sequence ATGAAACGTAAAACCGTCACGTTGTGCATGATCGCCAAGGACGAGGAAGCGACCATCGGGCAGACCATCAAGTCCGCCCTGGCGGTGGTCGACGAGATCGTCGTCGGCGATACCGGTTCGTCCGACAACACGCGCCTGATCGCCGAGGGCTACGGGGCCCGCGTGGTCGACGTGCCGTGGGACGACGACTTCGCCGCGGCGCGCAACGCCGTGCTGGCCGAGGCCCGCTGCGATTGGATCCTGGTGCTGGACGCCGACGAGCGCCTGCAGCCGGTGCGCCCGGTCGAGCTGCAGCGCCTGCTGTCGGAGCCCGACGCCGCCGGTTACCGGGTGGCGGTCCTCGCCGGTGGGCAGGAGCGCGGCGAGGAATCGGCGACCCAGGTGCGGCTGTTCCGCAACCACCCCTACGTGCGCTACTGCTACCCGGTCCACGAGACGGTGGAGATCGCCCTGGAGAACTGGGCGACCGCCCGCGGGCTCGCGATCCGGGGCTCCCAGCTCGCCCTGATCCACGACGGCGGCGCCGACCGGGCCGCGAATCGCGGCGAGCGCAACCGCCGGCTGCTGCGCGAGGCCTCCCGCGAGTACCCCTACGAGCCCTACTTCGCCTACTGCCTGGCGACCGAGACCCTGACCCGCCTCGAGGACGAGGTGCTGCCGGTCGCGGGCCTGGGCAAGACCGTGCGGCAGCTGGAGCGCGCGTGGGGAACGGTGCGCGGCATGGCGCCGGCGGCCGCCGCGGCGCTGGCCTACGGGCCCGACCTCGTGGGCCTGCTCAGCGCCGCGCAGATCGCGCAGCTGGAGACCGCCGCCGCGCTCGACGTCGTGCGCGACGCGATGGAGATCTACCCCGATCGCCCCGAGCTGCGCTTCCGCCGCGCCGTGGCGGCCGTCCGCCACCTGGCCCGCGGCGACGACGCGGGCCTCACCCTGGTCGCGGCCTCCAGCCTGCGCAAGCTGGCGACGCGCGATCTCGAGGCCTGCCTGGCCTCGGCCGGCGCGGCGCCGGACGCGGATGAACGCTGGCGCGACCTGTACCCGTGGCGTTACCTTGGCCTGCTGGACCTGCTCGACGGGAACCCCGACGAGGCGGAGCGCCGCTTCGACCGGGCCCTGGACCTGGCCCCGCTCTACTCCCACGCCTGGCTCGGCAAGGCCGAGTGCGACCGGCTGCGGGGGGAGGGCCGGCGGGCCCTGGGCTACTACCTGCGGGCGGTCACCACCGACGAGCGGAACCTGTCGGCCTGGCTCAGGGGCGGGCAGGTCCTGGAGGAACTGGGTTTCCGCGACAACGCCAAGAGCTGGCGCGCGAAGATCGAGACCCTCTTCCCCGAATTCGTCGGCCTGCGCGACGCGAGCGACTGGTTGGACGAGATGCTCCCGCGCCGCCTGCAGACCACCTAG